A single Actinomadura algeriensis DNA region contains:
- the fusA gene encoding elongation factor G gives MATKTGVDLAKVRNIGIMAHIDAGKTTTTERILFYTGMSYKIGEVHDGAATMDWMEQEQERGITITSAATTCHWPVDETDHTINIIDTPGHVDFTVEVERNLRVLDGAVAVFDGVAGVEPQSETVWRQADRYGVPRMCFVNKLDRVGAEFHRCVDMIENRLNATPLALQLPIGAEADFKGVIDLVSMKALLWNEEAKLGEMYDTVDIPESHAEASREWRDKLVETLAENDDEIMELYLEGTEPTVEQLHAGIRRATIAANLTPVLCGTAFKNKGVQPLLDAIVRYLPSPVDVEAIEGHAVRDEEQVLKRQPSEDEPFSALAFKIASDPHLGKLTFVRVYSGVLETGTNVMNSVKERKERIGKIYRMHANKRTEIERAGAGDIVAVMGLKQTTTGETLCDEKNPIVLESMNFPAPVIHVAIEPKTKADQQKLGTAIQRLAEEDPSFQVRTDEDTGQTVISGMGELHLEILVDRMKREFKVDANVGKPQVAYRETISKAVQKVEYTHKKQTGGSGQFGRVIIDLEPLGGGSDGYEFENKVTGGRIPREYIPSVDAGCQEAAEFGVLAGYPMVGVKVTLQDGAYHDVDSSEMAFKVAGSMAFKEAARRASPTLLEPMMAVEVTTPEENMGDVIGDLNSRRGQVQSMDERHGMRVVKALVPLSEMFGYVGDLRSKTQGRAVFTMQFDSYAEVPGNVAQEIIAKARGE, from the coding sequence GTGGCTACCAAAACCGGTGTGGACCTGGCCAAGGTCCGCAACATCGGGATCATGGCCCATATCGACGCTGGCAAGACCACGACGACCGAGCGCATCCTGTTCTACACGGGGATGAGCTACAAGATCGGCGAGGTCCATGACGGCGCCGCGACCATGGACTGGATGGAGCAGGAGCAGGAGCGGGGGATCACCATCACCTCCGCCGCCACCACCTGCCACTGGCCCGTGGACGAAACCGATCACACCATCAACATCATCGACACCCCCGGGCACGTCGACTTCACCGTCGAGGTGGAGCGCAACCTGCGGGTGCTCGACGGCGCGGTCGCGGTGTTCGACGGTGTCGCCGGCGTGGAGCCGCAGTCCGAGACCGTGTGGCGGCAGGCCGACCGGTACGGCGTGCCGCGCATGTGCTTCGTCAACAAGCTCGACCGGGTCGGCGCGGAGTTCCACCGCTGCGTCGACATGATCGAGAACCGGCTGAACGCGACGCCGCTGGCGCTCCAGCTGCCGATCGGCGCCGAGGCCGACTTCAAGGGCGTCATCGACCTGGTGTCCATGAAGGCCCTCCTCTGGAACGAGGAGGCCAAGCTCGGCGAGATGTACGACACGGTCGACATCCCCGAGAGCCACGCCGAGGCGTCCCGCGAGTGGCGCGACAAGCTCGTCGAGACGCTCGCCGAGAACGATGACGAGATCATGGAGCTGTACCTGGAGGGCACCGAGCCCACCGTCGAGCAGCTCCACGCGGGCATCCGCCGGGCCACGATCGCCGCGAACCTGACGCCCGTCCTGTGCGGCACCGCGTTCAAGAACAAGGGCGTGCAGCCGCTGCTGGACGCGATCGTCCGCTACCTGCCGTCGCCGGTGGACGTCGAGGCCATCGAGGGCCACGCCGTCCGCGACGAGGAGCAGGTGCTCAAGCGGCAGCCGAGCGAGGACGAGCCGTTCTCCGCCCTGGCGTTCAAGATCGCGAGCGACCCGCACCTCGGCAAGCTCACCTTCGTGCGCGTGTACTCCGGCGTGCTGGAGACCGGCACGAACGTGATGAACTCCGTCAAGGAGCGCAAGGAGCGCATCGGCAAGATCTACCGGATGCACGCCAACAAGCGCACCGAGATCGAGCGCGCGGGCGCCGGCGACATCGTCGCGGTGATGGGTCTCAAGCAGACCACCACCGGTGAGACGCTGTGCGACGAGAAGAACCCGATCGTGCTGGAGTCGATGAACTTCCCGGCACCGGTGATCCACGTCGCGATCGAGCCGAAGACCAAGGCCGACCAGCAGAAGCTGGGCACCGCGATCCAGCGGCTGGCCGAGGAGGACCCGTCCTTCCAGGTCCGGACGGACGAGGACACCGGCCAGACCGTCATCTCGGGCATGGGCGAGCTCCACCTGGAGATCCTCGTCGACCGGATGAAGCGGGAGTTCAAGGTCGACGCCAACGTCGGCAAGCCGCAGGTCGCCTACCGCGAGACGATCAGCAAGGCGGTGCAGAAGGTCGAGTACACCCACAAGAAGCAGACGGGTGGCTCCGGCCAGTTCGGCCGCGTGATCATCGACCTGGAGCCGCTGGGCGGCGGGTCCGACGGTTACGAGTTCGAGAACAAGGTCACCGGTGGCCGCATCCCGCGGGAGTACATCCCGTCGGTGGACGCGGGCTGCCAGGAGGCCGCCGAGTTCGGTGTCCTGGCCGGCTACCCGATGGTGGGGGTCAAGGTCACCCTGCAGGACGGCGCCTATCACGACGTCGACTCTTCGGAGATGGCGTTCAAGGTCGCCGGTTCCATGGCGTTCAAGGAGGCCGCCCGCAGGGCGTCCCCCACGCTGCTGGAGCCGATGATGGCGGTCGAGGTCACCACGCCCGAGGAGAACATGGGCGACGTGATCGGCGACCTCAACAGCCGGCGCGGCCAGGTCCAGTCCATGGACGAGCGGCACGGGATGCGCGTCGTCAAGGCGCTGGTCCCGCTGTCGGAGATGTTCGGCTACGTGGGTGATCTGCGCAGCAAGACCCAGGGCCGGGCTGTTTTCACGATGCAGTTCGACTCCTACGCCGAGGTTCCGGGGAACGTCGCGCAGGAGATCATCGCCAAGGCGCGGGGCGAGTAA
- the rpsG gene encoding 30S ribosomal protein S7 → MPRKGPAGKRQLIADPVYNSPLVTALINKILLDGKRSIAQSIVYDALEGAREKTGNDPVVTLKRALDNVKPTLEVRSRRVGGATYQVPVEVRPARSTTLALRWLVVYARQRREKTMTERLMNELLDASNGLGASVKKREDTHKMAESNKAFAHYRW, encoded by the coding sequence ATGCCGCGCAAGGGCCCCGCTGGCAAGCGCCAGTTGATCGCTGACCCGGTGTACAACTCGCCGCTGGTCACCGCGCTCATCAACAAGATTCTCCTGGACGGCAAGCGTTCCATCGCGCAGAGCATCGTCTACGACGCCCTCGAGGGCGCCCGCGAGAAGACCGGCAACGACCCGGTCGTCACGCTGAAGCGCGCGCTCGACAACGTCAAGCCGACCCTGGAGGTCCGCAGCCGCCGTGTCGGTGGCGCGACCTACCAGGTCCCGGTCGAGGTGCGGCCCGCCCGCAGCACCACGCTCGCCCTGCGGTGGCTGGTGGTGTACGCCCGGCAGCGTCGCGAGAAGACGATGACCGAGCGTCTGATGAACGAGCTCCTGGACGCTAGCAACGGCCTCGGCGCGTCGGTGAAGAAGCGCGAGGACACGCACAAGATGGCGGAGTCCAACAAGGCCTTCGCTCACTACCGCTGGTAA
- the rpsL gene encoding 30S ribosomal protein S12, with protein sequence MPTIQQLVRKGRQDKVTKNKTPALKESPQRRGVCTRVYTTTPKKPNSALRKVARVRLTSGIEVTAYIPGVGHNLQEHSMVLVRGGRVKDLPGVRYKIIRGSLDTQGVRNRKQARSKYGAKKEKS encoded by the coding sequence GTGCCCACGATCCAGCAGCTGGTCCGCAAGGGCCGCCAGGACAAGGTGACCAAGAACAAGACGCCCGCGCTGAAGGAGAGCCCCCAGCGCCGGGGTGTCTGCACGCGCGTCTACACGACGACGCCCAAGAAGCCGAACTCCGCGCTTCGCAAGGTCGCCCGTGTCCGGCTGACCAGCGGGATTGAGGTCACGGCCTACATCCCCGGCGTCGGTCACAACCTGCAAGAGCACTCGATGGTGCTCGTGCGCGGCGGCCGTGTGAAGGACCTCCCCGGTGTTCGGTACAAGATCATCCGCGGGTCCCTCGACACGCAGGGCGTCCGCAATCGTAAGCAGGCGCGCAGCAAGTACGGCGCGAAGAAGGAGAAGAGCTGA
- a CDS encoding LysR family transcriptional regulator — MDSHLRDLRYFVAVAEELNFTRAAERLFVSQPALSKQIRRLEDDLRVRLFDRDKRAVTLTAPGTALLPAARDMLGRWDQAQREVADAAAAEASVLTVGLSTSVGRGLLGAVRDRFAERRPGWRLRMRQINWEDASAGLASGDVDVAFVWLPIPAQDSFHLRVVAAEERWVAFREDHPLAGRAEVDFAELLDEPFLVLPHSAGPLRDHWLGTSHRAGRPARIGATVANADETFTAIEEGSGIVLLAAGNAAIYRRPGVRAIPVTGLPPSELAAAWRRGDERTAVRDFVDALPTVP, encoded by the coding sequence ATGGATAGCCATTTGCGTGATCTGCGGTATTTCGTCGCGGTCGCGGAGGAGTTGAACTTCACTCGCGCCGCCGAGCGGCTGTTCGTCTCCCAGCCCGCGCTGAGCAAGCAGATCCGCCGGCTGGAGGACGACCTGCGGGTCCGGCTGTTCGACCGCGACAAGCGCGCCGTGACGCTCACCGCGCCGGGGACCGCGCTCCTGCCGGCCGCCCGCGACATGCTCGGCCGCTGGGACCAGGCGCAGCGCGAGGTCGCCGACGCGGCCGCCGCCGAGGCGTCCGTCCTCACCGTCGGGCTGTCCACGAGCGTCGGACGCGGGCTGCTCGGCGCCGTCCGCGACCGCTTCGCCGAGCGCCGTCCCGGATGGCGCCTGCGCATGCGGCAGATCAACTGGGAGGACGCGAGCGCGGGACTCGCCTCCGGGGACGTGGACGTCGCGTTCGTCTGGCTCCCCATCCCCGCCCAGGACTCGTTCCACCTGCGCGTGGTCGCCGCCGAAGAGCGATGGGTCGCCTTCCGCGAGGACCACCCGCTCGCCGGACGCGCCGAGGTCGACTTCGCCGAACTGCTGGACGAGCCGTTCCTCGTCCTCCCGCACAGCGCGGGGCCGCTGCGCGACCACTGGCTCGGCACGTCGCACCGCGCGGGCCGTCCGGCACGGATCGGCGCGACGGTCGCGAACGCCGACGAGACCTTCACCGCGATCGAGGAGGGCAGCGGGATCGTCCTGCTGGCCGCCGGGAACGCGGCGATCTACCGCCGTCCGGGCGTCCGGGCGATCCCGGTCACCGGGCTGCCGCCGTCCGAGCTGGCCGCCGCCTGGCGCCGCGGCGACGAACGGACGGCCGTCCGCGACTTCGTCGACGCTCTGCCGACGGTGCCTTGA
- a CDS encoding SDR family NAD(P)-dependent oxidoreductase has product MIALVTGASRGIGREVCRRLAERGHTVVAAARSPETVADGLHPIALDVTSDGDAARAAAEIAERFGRLDVLVNNAAITYDTWQRAADADLDVVREAAETNLYGPWRLVQAMLPLLRESGHGRIVNVSSEVASLTNMGGGTPAYTASKVALNALTRMLAAELRHDRILVNAVCPGWVATDMGGPGGRPVADGAAGVVWAATLPDDGPTGGFFRDGRPLPW; this is encoded by the coding sequence ATGATCGCACTGGTCACCGGCGCGAGCCGGGGCATCGGCCGGGAGGTCTGCCGGCGGCTCGCCGAACGCGGGCACACCGTCGTCGCGGCGGCCCGCTCGCCCGAGACCGTCGCCGACGGCCTCCACCCCATCGCGCTCGACGTCACCTCGGACGGCGACGCCGCGCGGGCGGCGGCGGAGATCGCCGAACGGTTCGGCCGGCTCGACGTCCTGGTGAACAACGCCGCGATCACCTACGACACCTGGCAGCGCGCCGCCGACGCCGACCTGGACGTCGTCCGGGAGGCGGCGGAGACCAACCTCTACGGCCCCTGGCGGCTGGTCCAGGCGATGCTGCCGCTGCTGCGCGAGAGCGGGCACGGACGGATCGTCAACGTCTCCAGCGAGGTCGCCTCGCTGACGAACATGGGCGGCGGCACCCCCGCCTACACCGCGTCCAAGGTCGCCCTCAACGCCCTCACCCGGATGCTGGCGGCCGAACTGCGGCACGACCGCATCCTCGTCAACGCCGTCTGCCCCGGGTGGGTCGCCACCGACATGGGCGGCCCCGGCGGACGCCCGGTCGCCGACGGCGCGGCGGGGGTCGTCTGGGCCGCCACCCTCCCCGACGACGGCCCCACCGGCGGCTTCTTCCGCGACGGCCGCCCCCTCCCCTGGTGA
- a CDS encoding Ig-like domain repeat protein, producing the protein MRSRHRAWRSLRAPVAALAGLTLALGGAGVAVAATGTVEDGVWLSVRDGDVLTGQVALAATDREGGEPVSIAVEGEEKETAQAEPKVDIVFDADGFEAGKGFKNSVWVNGTKVAEPGVSASGYSPVRVSVPASTFTAGPNTVRVLTGSTSMNNDPDNNNDDFKVRNLRLAFADGTTAADPAASPTTLFTIGDGANMSRYHDWAIAMPAEQLLPQTTFGWNTTGLKAGTYTVTATSQDGDRKAEAEVHVDHGAPVSMDLADGDVVSGAREIIAASDGPVKIAVDGEALPTEVRDSPDPAFVFEANGFQTGSFRNTVWLNGELIAEPEVGTINNFADVAVTVPLADLRAGENRVRVRTGSGVDPVDEAGQNNNDDFTIRNARLEFSGGRTVADPSVPPTEVLSIGDNITPKAYYKEFVLNVPDSYRTEYAALWDSSQVDDGKHEVVASKDRSVREATASVVVDNTVPAVKFNSPAAGERYKEKPFVVDVAAEDPHGVASLELTLDGAKVANGDRFTADDLKDGEHTLVAKAVDKLGNEGEKKITFSTVGNYPLAPSKPTPDNGAAEVSPSGTTLGVTVQDPAGDAVDVAVKWAYTGDYGAEGNTATQGSSTAAAPGRAAGETVDEAAYAALKAKDGKVATAEGDGSYPFQQFEMQVPANLAAQQYTVNWNGTVPAGQRAALSVWNYADQKWQPLDDGAGGADLALSGRASVTETVRDGKARVMVQDVAASVISEKDATFAWMTDTQHYSEREPETYQKMVDWALNNRYQKDIGYGVHTGDIVQNVGNSQEWANASRIMKSWDDAGFPYGIVPGNHDIGNGHYEVYRTHFGESRYAGKPWFGGTVDDNVQHYDIVSTPGADYLVMYLDWSLDAEEIAWANKVIKAHPEHNVIIGTHQYITVGGAYYGPGQKIFDEIVLPNENVDMILSGHVHGVALNVKREGDRVIVEVLADYQEVPTAGGGWMRTVGFDTANQTVSNETFSVLSDGDHYWDPELENFTVPLDLEAPTRKVSTDYVGITAMTSTTVGTVQDAESGSRVSVPAGELRPDTRYSWYVEATDADGYRTTSPVWSFTTGEKREATSMTVRDEGTEFGRDARLRARDLPDDATGTVTFTTADGTVLCEAAVDGGRAECRTPGDLPAGAHAVTARYSGDERYGASAATLTLTVAEGDPDLRGDGDADGAKATLQAELDERATGTVVFRAADGTELCTGTIAEGAATCSPASLPGSGDVKITVRYAGDANFTEATDTFTLRR; encoded by the coding sequence ATGAGATCACGTCACAGAGCGTGGCGAAGTCTCCGGGCGCCGGTGGCGGCGCTCGCGGGCCTGACGCTGGCGCTCGGCGGGGCCGGGGTCGCCGTCGCGGCGACGGGCACCGTCGAGGACGGCGTCTGGCTTTCCGTGCGGGACGGCGACGTCCTGACCGGGCAGGTCGCGCTGGCGGCGACCGACCGGGAGGGCGGCGAGCCGGTCTCGATCGCCGTCGAGGGCGAGGAGAAGGAGACCGCGCAGGCGGAGCCGAAGGTCGACATCGTCTTCGACGCGGACGGCTTCGAGGCCGGCAAGGGCTTCAAGAACAGCGTGTGGGTGAACGGGACGAAGGTGGCGGAGCCGGGCGTCAGCGCGTCCGGCTACTCTCCCGTCCGGGTGTCGGTGCCCGCGTCGACGTTCACGGCGGGGCCGAACACGGTGCGCGTGCTGACGGGCAGCACGTCCATGAACAACGATCCCGACAACAACAACGACGACTTCAAGGTCCGGAACCTGCGGCTGGCGTTCGCCGACGGGACGACCGCGGCCGACCCGGCGGCGAGCCCGACGACGCTGTTCACCATCGGGGACGGCGCGAACATGTCGCGCTACCACGACTGGGCGATCGCGATGCCGGCGGAGCAGCTGCTGCCGCAGACGACGTTCGGGTGGAACACGACCGGGCTGAAGGCCGGGACGTACACGGTGACGGCCACGTCGCAGGACGGCGACCGGAAGGCCGAGGCCGAGGTCCACGTCGACCACGGCGCCCCGGTCAGCATGGACCTGGCGGACGGTGACGTGGTCAGCGGCGCGCGCGAGATCATCGCCGCGTCGGACGGGCCGGTGAAGATCGCCGTCGACGGCGAGGCGCTGCCGACCGAGGTGCGGGACTCGCCGGACCCGGCGTTCGTGTTCGAGGCGAACGGGTTCCAGACCGGAAGCTTCCGCAACACGGTGTGGCTGAACGGCGAGCTCATCGCCGAGCCCGAGGTCGGGACGATCAACAACTTCGCCGACGTCGCCGTCACCGTCCCGCTCGCCGATCTGCGGGCGGGCGAGAACCGTGTCCGGGTCCGCACCGGCAGCGGCGTCGACCCGGTGGACGAGGCGGGGCAGAACAACAACGACGACTTCACGATCCGCAACGCGCGGCTGGAGTTCAGCGGCGGGCGGACGGTCGCCGACCCGTCGGTCCCCCCGACCGAGGTGCTGTCGATCGGCGACAACATCACCCCGAAGGCGTACTACAAGGAGTTCGTCCTCAACGTCCCCGACTCCTACCGCACCGAGTACGCGGCGCTGTGGGACAGCTCGCAGGTGGACGACGGGAAGCACGAGGTCGTCGCGTCCAAGGACCGCAGCGTCCGCGAGGCGACCGCGAGCGTCGTCGTGGACAACACCGTCCCCGCGGTGAAGTTCAACAGCCCGGCGGCGGGCGAGCGGTACAAGGAGAAGCCGTTCGTCGTCGACGTGGCGGCGGAGGACCCGCACGGCGTCGCGTCCCTGGAGCTGACGCTGGACGGCGCGAAGGTGGCCAACGGCGACCGGTTCACCGCCGACGACCTGAAGGACGGCGAGCACACGCTCGTCGCGAAGGCCGTCGACAAGCTCGGCAACGAGGGCGAAAAGAAGATCACGTTCTCGACGGTCGGGAACTACCCGCTCGCGCCGTCGAAGCCGACGCCGGACAACGGCGCGGCGGAGGTGTCCCCGTCCGGGACGACGCTCGGCGTGACCGTCCAGGACCCGGCGGGCGACGCGGTGGACGTGGCCGTGAAGTGGGCCTACACGGGCGACTACGGCGCCGAGGGCAACACGGCGACGCAGGGCTCGTCGACGGCGGCGGCGCCCGGACGGGCGGCCGGCGAGACCGTCGACGAGGCGGCGTACGCGGCGCTGAAGGCCAAGGACGGGAAGGTCGCGACGGCCGAGGGCGACGGCTCGTACCCGTTCCAGCAGTTCGAGATGCAGGTGCCGGCGAACCTGGCGGCGCAGCAGTACACCGTGAACTGGAACGGCACGGTTCCCGCCGGGCAGCGCGCGGCGCTGTCGGTGTGGAACTACGCCGACCAGAAGTGGCAGCCGCTGGACGACGGCGCGGGCGGCGCGGACCTCGCGCTGAGCGGCCGCGCGAGCGTCACCGAGACGGTCCGCGACGGCAAGGCCCGCGTGATGGTGCAGGACGTCGCCGCGTCGGTGATCTCCGAGAAGGACGCGACGTTCGCGTGGATGACCGACACGCAGCACTACTCCGAGCGGGAGCCCGAGACGTACCAGAAGATGGTCGACTGGGCGCTGAACAACCGCTACCAGAAGGACATCGGGTACGGCGTCCACACGGGCGACATCGTGCAGAACGTCGGTAACAGCCAGGAGTGGGCGAACGCCTCCCGGATCATGAAGTCGTGGGACGACGCGGGCTTCCCGTACGGGATCGTCCCGGGCAACCACGACATCGGCAACGGCCACTACGAGGTGTACCGCACGCACTTCGGCGAGTCCCGGTACGCGGGCAAGCCGTGGTTCGGCGGCACGGTGGACGACAACGTCCAGCACTACGACATCGTGTCCACGCCGGGCGCCGACTACCTGGTCATGTACCTGGACTGGAGCCTGGACGCCGAGGAGATCGCCTGGGCGAACAAGGTGATCAAGGCGCACCCGGAGCACAACGTGATCATCGGGACGCACCAGTACATCACCGTCGGCGGGGCCTACTACGGCCCGGGACAGAAGATCTTCGACGAGATCGTGCTGCCGAACGAGAACGTCGACATGATCCTGTCCGGCCACGTCCACGGCGTCGCGCTGAACGTCAAGCGCGAGGGCGACCGGGTGATCGTCGAGGTGCTGGCCGACTACCAGGAGGTGCCGACCGCGGGCGGCGGCTGGATGCGGACCGTCGGCTTCGACACCGCGAACCAGACGGTCAGCAACGAGACGTTCTCCGTGCTCAGCGACGGCGACCACTACTGGGACCCGGAGCTGGAGAACTTCACCGTCCCGCTCGACCTGGAGGCGCCCACCCGCAAGGTGAGCACCGACTACGTGGGCATCACCGCGATGACGTCCACGACGGTCGGCACCGTGCAGGACGCCGAGTCGGGCTCGCGGGTCTCGGTCCCGGCGGGCGAGCTGCGGCCCGACACCCGCTACAGCTGGTACGTCGAGGCGACCGACGCGGACGGCTACCGGACGACGTCGCCCGTCTGGTCGTTCACGACCGGGGAGAAGCGCGAGGCCACGTCGATGACGGTCCGGGACGAGGGCACCGAGTTCGGCCGGGACGCCCGGCTGCGCGCCCGGGACCTGCCGGACGACGCGACCGGCACGGTCACGTTCACGACGGCCGACGGGACGGTGCTGTGCGAGGCCGCCGTCGACGGCGGACGCGCCGAATGCCGGACGCCGGGCGACCTGCCGGCCGGCGCGCACGCGGTGACCGCGCGGTACTCGGGCGACGAGCGGTACGGGGCGTCGGCGGCGACGCTCACGCTGACCGTCGCCGAGGGCGACCCGGACCTGCGCGGCGACGGCGACGCCGACGGCGCGAAGGCGACGCTCCAGGCCGAACTGGACGAGCGCGCCACCGGCACGGTCGTCTTCCGGGCGGCGGACGGGACGGAGCTGTGCACCGGGACGATCGCCGAGGGCGCGGCCACGTGCTCCCCGGCCTCGCTGCCCGGTTCGGGCGACGTGAAGATCACCGTCCGGTACGCCGGTGACGCGAACTTCACCGAGGCCACGGACACCTTCACCTTGCGCAGGTAG